The sequence below is a genomic window from Chaetodon trifascialis isolate fChaTrf1 chromosome 18, fChaTrf1.hap1, whole genome shotgun sequence.
AACAAAGTGATGtaaactgcaaaaaaataaataaaaaagaaataatgattaaataaaCAGCTATTTCATCTCCTGTTAACAACATCAACTCTTttgtgaaagagagggaaagaaaacaccTCAAGTGAAAGAATGAGGAAGTTTCTCTTGAATttttccatcaaccttttctaatgtgacacttcaacatgtgcatgaatgtgtgttgaTGGAAACACGGCTGATGTGATTAATTCCACAGAAACACTCAACCAAAGAAGAAGCATCTATCCTCTTTAATCAAAAGACTAAAGGCAGGATTGTAACTTGAActacactttttaaaacaagcagagaaataaaacccTGTTTAAAGACACAAATGATTTTACCGTAATGCACAGCAGCAATTTTTGGTGGAACATATTTCCTGCCACTAGAGTGGGCCGCTTTCTTCTCGGTCTTGTGTTCAGCTTCAtctccagactcctcagatTCACTCAGCTGGTTGATGAAGCAAATAAGGAACATCAGTTAGACAGATACAATCCTGTACATACAGTGTAtacaagggtttttttttctgatccTGAGGCAATTATATACAAGAAACAAGTACTACAGTTTGTTACTACATACAATAAACTAAATTTACAGTAAACTGTACCACCCAAATTAAAAGCAGGATTAGAATGACCATGATGTTCAGCTCTTACTTTGCTGACGAGATTTTCTGGATTAGGACGCAGCTGCAGGGGGTCATTTTCAGCTGAAAttaacaaaacatgacacactGTTATACTGAAGCCTGCGAGACCAAAAGGTGGGAAATCTAACCCAAGTCTGATATGTCCTGTAGATCATATCTTTCATGCTAAAGCAAGCAAACAACACCAAGTCAGTCTTACCTAAACTGCCGGTGACAGCTGTGCGCACCAGTTTATCAATCTGGTACTTGAGTTTGTGGTCTAGCGGTCGCATCTTCTCCAGAACCTTAAAACCAGGAGGTAAAGCAATAAGCTGCTGTGTCAGCTGCACAGATAAGACTATTTTATTCTTAGTGGTCGGTTTCTACAATGAATTTCACCGTTCTGATTGTGACCACTCTGTTCAAGGCTTCGCTGTCTTTTATTTTGCCTCCTTCTGTCTTGACGCTGATCAGGTGAGTGAGGTCTTGGAGGTAGAAGAGCAGCAGGTGATACCGAAGGTCCAGAAAAGACAGACCCTGCatggagagaagacagacaggtcagataAACATAAGTTCATTAGATTTGTGATTAATCTCAACATAAAAAGCTGCAGACATGCAGTGAACCTGGGCCTTTTGGCCTGCTTGGCTCAGCTGCTCACCTTTGATGTCTTGAATGCTCCAGCTTTGATTTGTGTCAGCAGCTGACGGACATGACTCGTAACTGAGGCCACCTAATGAGAAACACAGtgtttcagctgtggtgaagaTGAAAGTGGCCATGATAAAATTCACCATGGTGACAGGGCCACACCATCACTTGATGATCAGTCAACAAAAGTGCATCATACAACAAGATCATAGAACGACTATTACTCTGTAATACCTCACCATATCTCTATtaataaacattattattacaataaGATTACAGACACCCACTTCTTACCTGTTCTGTGAGACTATTCAGCAGCTGTACAGCTTTGGGCAGATCACTTTCAATCAAATCCTGTTACAAAGTAAAATTACATGTCAAAAATTACACTGCAAAAACTGTTATCACTGCTATCTACAGTAAAACGTGTATAATGTAGCAGAACGGCTCCTAAAAAGTTAGCTAGCGGCTAGCGGACGTcattgaaaacaaacatttgtcaTTGGCTTTTATCTATCTCAAGTATCAAAAACAGTTTCACAATAATACATATTACATCGTCACAATGGTCTATGATGTTAACACACattgtacaaataaaaaaaatacacgtTTTATTAACTGGCAGCTAGCTAAACTATACTCACGTTGTCCACAAGAGCAGCCATTTTGATTTCAATGCATTCTACGGGGGCCACAGTAGGACAATAGCCATACAGTGTTTGGTTTGCGCGTTACAGCTTTTCAGTGTTCAAGTACCAGAATTCATACTGTGCTGCTCGTGTTGCAATTAAACGAGTAAGTGacaacaaaataagacaaagaacGGTAAAGTATTATATCATAATAAACGAATAAATAGTGGATTACATGTGATCTGccgctgaaagcagctgaatttCTTTGGCCCAAAAtgagtagagagagagagagagagagagagagagagagagagagagagagagagagagagagagagagagagagagagaggaagtgatgatGAGATAATGGCAGGGgtacctgtctctctgtctctctgtctgtctcctgtctttcAGACCATTTTCAGTCAAACTGTCCAAGGAACCTGAAGAATATTCAGAGTTTGTGGAGATGGTAAGTCAGATCAAATCTTTATTACTCTGTGGAGAAATTAATTCAGATATTAAGCAAACAGTATTCTACCACTGAGCTTTGAATATGCATCTgtatttaacaaaaataaataaataaataaataaataaataaataaataaataaataaataaataaaaataggaGAATTAAAAGTACAGGTGGTTTTTCTTATCTtaaaatttttttattttactggaGCCAGTCACTAAGTTTCGAGCTCTCCAAACAGAGAGCAGTGAAACAAATTAAGGAGTTATTTGGAGGTTTTTAAAATACatgtaatattatttattttatttatttaaagcttAGAGTAAAGAGGGAATAATCATTAATAATCACTGCTGCCAAATGACACAAGAACATTCAAAAGAATTCATATTTTGATAGTCTGCAGTTTAGTTTTTACTTTGCTGTTCAttatatgttttgtgttaatgttggGCTGCATCCAACAATTACTTTAGAGTCGATGAATCATCTGATTATTTTCCTACTTAACTTTTAGAgtcaattaatctgctgattattttttttagttaaCTGATTACTCGTCTGGTCTAAATGTcagcaaagaatgaaaaaatgctacaatagatagatagatagatagatagatagatagatagatagatagatagatagatagatagatagatagatagatagatagatacttcaTTCATCCCCCAGGGAAATTCACAATATTTATTATTACCAGTCCTCAACCTAAAGACACAGAGTATACAATCATAGACGACtgagaaaatcagcaaagaTTCACATTTATGAGGCTGGAACCGGCGAATTTGTCAATAAAATGACTTACATTATTAATTATCAGTATTGTTGATGatgaattttctgtcaattgaccaattaaataattcaataattgTTTCAGCTATATGTTGTTACTGTACTCTTTACTTGCAAATTGTCAACAGTTATTTACTACATTGTTCCATCTGACGTTTATATCAttacattttgtaaaaaaaaattttaatgaaaaataatcaagCTAAATCATATTTGTGGAAATCAATCATGCATCCTCCCACAGACGTCTGATTTAACTGTCTTCATCTTAAAAGATAAGAAGTATTAAGTAGAAGTATTAAGATCCTTTGCTTAAGTGAAAGAAGATATTACATTGTAAAAGTACTCCATTGtgagtgaaagtcctgcattcttACCTGAGTAAAAATACAGggatgtacttaaagtatcaaaagtaaaagtacaaaacatACAGCAGAATGAAGCTTTTCGGGGAGTTGAATTAGGGCACATTAGTTTTGATCACTATTACCTGGCCAATAACATATGAGCAGCCTTTTACTGGGGTGTTTGGTTGAATTGGAGCtaaataaattacattatatgttgttgtttcatacaatgcatcatgttttatgtaaaatcttaaagtGCAAAGTAACTACTATAGTAAAAAGTGCTATATTTATCACCCAAGTGTAgcaaaataaatagataaataaataaaagacagacaaaaaaatctTAATCCCTCTCTGCTTTTGAACCACTCCAGATGTCTGATTCCAGGGTGTCATCTGTCATCCAGGAGTGGGCATACCAGAGCCAGGCCCACAACCAGGGCCTCAACCCCACCACTTCCAACCACGCTGGATCCACCAATCAGCTGGCTCAGATGGACATGCTACCATACAGCCAGCATCAGGGTCTGATGAGAGGGAGTACTGATGACAGAGTGGCGGAGCAGATGATGGGACTGCCTTACCTGCCGTACACCTCTTCCTGTCTCAGCAACACCTCGAGCGCGGGGAGCACAAACCACCACCAGAGCCACGCCAACactcagcaggtgtgtgtttgtgattgctTTGTGGTTGATAGATTTAAAGAAGTGATTccaattcattttcatttgtgaaaaGCATCAAACACCATTCTCCCCCTGCTTCCCCACAAAACAAGACgagtttgtgtttctgacctCCAGGacttctcttccttcctcctgccAACTCTGCGGGCCCCAGTAAACAAGAGGAGCATCAGCAAGGACAGTGCAGAGTACCGCCTGCGACGCGAGAGGAACAACATTGCTGTGAGAAAGAGCCGGGACAAGGCCCGCAGGAGGATCATGCTGACCCAGCAGAGggcccagcagctgcaggaggaaaaccagaagctgcagatgaggatAGGGCAGCTGACACAGGAGCTggacacactcaaacacatccTGTCACAGAGGCACCTGCATGGAGCTGAGGATGGGGCCCCAGGGGAATCCAATATCTAGACCCACATTTGCACCTGGTATTAATGTCTAAAAGTAGGCATCAGATCCACTATTAGCATCTAGGCAGGCCCCAGTGACTTCAAGTCAAATGCCTCCTTGTTGAAGTTTCACCAAAGGACAACCATTTGTGAGAAAGTCACATATAAAAGAAATAGAtttgaaaatgaagcatttcatttggatataaaagtgtaaaaagttGCTGAGTTGAGCTCCTGAGTTGTAGTTTGTAAAATTGTGAAGAGAGAAGGCAGAACACAGTGACAGGGCTGTAACTACCATTGAGGACACTGAGTTCAATGTCCCTTGTCTTTTTTCTGGACATTTTTGGGTGTTTTAGCAAACTTTCTACAATCGACTTTGGCTAAGCACTGTAAGCTGTTGTTACTCGTTTAGCTCTCTGTGCTTGCGTAGTACATATTGTTTGCAATGATCACAATGGCAGATTTAGCACTCAAAAATTGCtctatttcttttcttcttttttttaaacagtgggTTAACAAAAGTTAATGATTTATTGTCAGTTATTTATAATTTCATTTATGCAAGATAACTGTCGTGTTTATTAGCTGCAGCTAGCtagtgtgatgtgatgtaatGCTACAACTAAAACCAGCTttttataaacaaacaaatagatGTTCCAGTCCTTGACAGATGATTTTTGTAATAAAATCTGTAATGTCACTAAATAATTTAGCTAACCCCCTGCCTTTCAAAATATTGCAAGGTTTCTGCTGCTGGTTGAAAGCTAGTTGCTttcacatgctaatgttagtgGCTTAGGCTATGCTCTTGTGTTTATGGTTTTATAAAgactaataaaaacacaacacccTCCAAACTCTTAATATATGTGTGCAGTGTACCGCTGTCAAAACATATGCACATAAATTCAACGTGCCGAAGCTTGACAGGCCCGCCATACGCAGTTTTGTTGCTTATCTGTTGGACACCTGTCTGAAGCAGGGGGGTTGGCGTGGCCATTGCAATGGTCAATCAAATTGCTGGAGTGGATTAGGttataaaacagcatttcatgGTGGGAAGTAAAATGTACAGACAATATACAGAAATGGttaactgaataaaaaaaatgttaaaaaaaaaaaatccaaataattgAAAATCTGTATCTGGTCAGACTTTTCTGGGTGAGGCGTACTACCTCAGTATGTCTGAAATTGTGGCTACAGTCCTGCACACTGGAGCTTTGAATAGGTGAATTAAACACctcaacattttgaaaaagggACCTTGAAGTCTAAAGTGGGAAGACGTGTGCTGGGTTTGAATGTAGATGCTCTTCAGTGCATGAAGAGACTGGAACGTGCACAGAAACTTTATTCAGAATTGTAAAACAGCTACATAGGATGGAGGAAGGTTGACGTACAGTACTGTAAATCCAAAAATCCAAGCTACTGCACAAATGGGtccagaaagaaaaaatccaCAAGGTCTAAACCTGCAGATACTTAAATTTAACAAATTCCAAATTAATTTTCCTGAAAGTCCATGATGACTCCATCTTTACATACATGCATAATCCTCACAGACGCTACGAAAAGAAGACCCCTCCATGCATTAGACAGATTTGTTatatgatttgatttgactaaCGTTGCCTAATCATCTACCTGACACTTCTTGTCATTGTCAGAGATGATTGTAAGTGTTGTTGCCCAACAAGGTTACACCACGACCTGTGGTTTGTAGGGGATTGTGGGGGAAATCtaaatgtctctctctgtataaTACTTTATCTTTTGTCACTAAATGTGTGTGGGATTACTTGAAATAATGTTGATATAAGATCtgatttttaatgttgttgaatgtgttttattattttatagcaatatgtttttaaagcatAATTTTGTCAAAGATTTtcttaaataaacaaataattgcTTGTGCTTGGATGAAACAGTCGTCTTTTATATCTGCAAATTTAAGATTTCTCACAAGTGGTTCTaatttgacacacacaaaaaaaacagaatttaaacACGTCTCACCGTCCTCAAATAGCCTTTACAGATGCAAAACTCCAAGCTTTGATTATGGTTCACTGCACCTTTAAACAACATGCCTTTCTCATAGAAAATGGTGTgacatatatgtatgtacatataagcatcatattttcattcattctccaCTGCATCCATCATCATTGAACATGGCATGCACCTGCCACATTATTTACCATAAGCTGTCTACCCACAGAAACGGACGTCATGCCATGGACGGTTGTGCACCAGCGGTTTCCCTTTGTGGGATGGGCAAGATTTCGACACAGCggaggacagagatgaggagcgcAGAGATAGTATCAGTGTTTCGGGCTGCCAGGGCCTTCCTGTGGCTGTGATGGTAGTGAGGAGACATAGAGataggagacagagaggaggggtgggggctAGAAaccagacatttttttcttctgtttaatCTTTGCCCCCAGCAATCGTTACAACAGTTGTTAATTATTGTGGTAACAATGGTAAAATACTTTCAGCGCTATTAGATCACCAGCA
It includes:
- the ngdn gene encoding neuroguidin; this translates as MAALVDNDLIESDLPKAVQLLNSLTEQVASVTSHVRQLLTQIKAGAFKTSKGLSFLDLRYHLLLFYLQDLTHLISVKTEGGKIKDSEALNRVVTIRTVLEKMRPLDHKLKYQIDKLVRTAVTGSLAENDPLQLRPNPENLVSKLSESEESGDEAEHKTEKKAAHSSGRKYVPPKIAAVHYDGDMTEADRKQAQAERQRRAALRSSVIQELRQQYSDAPEEIRERQDFQSERESREDLHRKKYEESMMVRLNMPKHQKNSRKRGMMSMSGQLSGITHFGDITALTGGEGGQDGDNPRQKKKRKVMKKKTKRKAFKKHR
- the cebp1 gene encoding CCAAT/enhancer binding protein (C/EBP) 1: MMSDSRVSSVIQEWAYQSQAHNQGLNPTTSNHAGSTNQLAQMDMLPYSQHQGLMRGSTDDRVAEQMMGLPYLPYTSSCLSNTSSAGSTNHHQSHANTQQDFSSFLLPTLRAPVNKRSISKDSAEYRLRRERNNIAVRKSRDKARRRIMLTQQRAQQLQEENQKLQMRIGQLTQELDTLKHILSQRHLHGAEDGAPGESNI